The Deltaproteobacteria bacterium genomic sequence TACGACTGGCCGTCGATGATGAACGACTGCCCGCTCGTCAGCGCGGTCTGCACCCCGTGGATGAGCTGGTTGAGCTTCTGGTCGAGCGTCTTTGCGGTCCGGGTCGACATGGCACGACTCCTGGGTCGTGTTCCGCGGCTGGGCACTGGGCTTCGCCGCGGTGTTGAGCGAAATGCTCAACGGACCAGGTCCAAAGCAGGCGTCGTGCCACCCAGCCGGCACCGCCGAAGTCGCCTGAAACCGTTATGGGATTGGAAGTGCCCGCCCTGGCGAGCATGCCTTCTTCGCGGCTCCGATTCCGCACTGCGGAATTCGTGAGAAGCGGGGCTCAGCGATGCCAACAACGCGAAAGCTCAGCAGATAGAACCCTGCATGCCGTCTGTGTGCGGTGCGGGCGCCATTCCGCAGTGTGGAATTCCATTCGCGAGTAGCGACAATCGATAACGTCGCGTGTCGTGTCCGTGGGATGGAGACCCGGCTCGGTCGAATCAGCACGGTCTGGGATTTGGTCCAACCGAGGTTCGATCGAATGAGGACGACCCTGGGTTTTATCGAACCTGGGGCCGGTCGAATGGAGACGACCCCTGGTTTGACGAAACCCGCGTCCGGTCGAATGAGGACAAGCTCCGGTCTGGTCGAACCTGGGTTCCGTCGAACCAAGACGACCTTCGGTTTGGTGAGACATGTGTCCGGTCGAACGAGAGCGACCTCCGGTTTGATCGAACGTGGGCTCCGTCGAATGGAGCCCCGTCGAGACGTGATCGAGGCCATGCGCGATCCAAGCCGAGGAAGCTTTTCATCCATCGAAGGGAGGCTCCATCGAACGAAGACGAGCCTTCATCCGGTCGAAGGGAGGTTCGAGCGCCAGCGGTGGGCGCTCTTTCAGGCCGTCGATCCCCAGCGCTTCGTACCGCGCCAGCCACTTGTAGCCAGTCTTCCGACTGATCCCGAATCGCCTGCAGACCTCTGCGAGATTCGGCTCCTCACTGCATGCCGCGATGAATCGGACCTTCTCATATATGGGACAGGTTTCCTTCCACGGCATGGCCGCCTCCTCGACGGTCATGCTCACCTGTCACCCAAGCTCCCGGTTTGATGTGTTACCGGAGGTCCCGGTTCATACCGCGTCGCGGGCGTCGGTCTTCAGTCGCGCAAGAGATACAGCTCGCTGCGGCGGTCGCCGAGCTCACGGCCGATGGTCACGGTGATAGCTCCGGACATGGTCGCTCTCTCCTTGCACTTCGAGTGCGTGGCAGACCGATGCTATCGGTCCTGAGGGAGCGGCCTCCTCATCCCATCTATCCTCAAGTTCATGTGCGTTTGTGATTGTCGTCTTTGACGGCCGAGAGGCGGGATGGCCTCGTGGGCGGTGGACCGCCGCCGGGTCAGTAGCAGGCCGACGCCTGGTTGAGCAGGACGTCGAGGTACTGCGCGACGTAGTTGTCATAGACGATCGCCGCGACATCCGGACGACCATCGCCGTTGAGGTCCGCCGCGGCCACCCCGCTCACGCCCGCGCCGGCCGGGTACTTCACCTGGTTCGTGAAGGTGCCATCGCCCGCACCGTAGAGGATGGCCACCGAGCCGAAGTCGCCCGCGGCCACGAGGTCCAGGTTGCCGTCGCCGTCCATGTCGGCCACCGCGAGCGCACGGTTGGGCGCGAGCTGCGCGTCGTAGTCCACCGTGGTGCCCTTCACCGTGGGGAACGCGCCGTTGCCGTCGTTGAGCCCCACCTCGACCTGGACCCCGACCGCGAGGATGTCCGGGTAGCCGTCGTTGTTGAAGTCGGCCACCAGCGGCCAGCCGGAGTTGCCTGCCACGCCGGCGACGGAGGTCGCGGTCTGGAAGGTGAAGTCGCCGTTGCCGAGCGCGACCAGCGGGGGCACGAAGAGGTCCCAGTTGCCGTCGTGGTTGAGGTCAGCCACCGCGAGCTTGTTGGTGTTCACCTGGTTGACCAGCGCCGCGTGGGCGAGGCCGAAGGTGCCGTTGCCGTTGCCCGGGTAGATGGAGATCTGCGAACCGGTGTTCACCACCACGTCCACCTTGCTGTCGTTGTTCACGTCGACGGCGGCGAGCTGCGCCGAGACCACCGACGAGAAGCTGGTGCGGCTGGCGCTGGTGAAGTGGCCCGCGCCGTCGCCGGTGAAGACGTCGAACGCGCTGACGCCGTTAAAGGCGTTCTCAGAGATCACCAGGTCGACGTTCCCGTCGCCGTTGATGTCGGCGGCCGCGAAGAACGGCCACCCCGCCTGCTGGTTGGTGGCCAGCGTGGTGCGCACCGGCGCCTGCAGCGTGCCGTCGGCGTTCACCTGCCGCGACGCGACCTGCATGGTGAAGGAGTTGTTCACGTCCCACTCCAGCGAGATCACCGCCAGCGGCGCGCTGGTGCCCAGGCGCGTGACGAGCAGATCGGTGAGCCGCGCCGTGCTGGTGTACTGCGCGGGCAGCTCGAAGCCGCCGTCGCCGAGGCCGTGCACCGGGATGATGCCGGTGATGTCGCTCTCGGGTGCGAGGGCCAGGTCGAGGTTGCCGTCATGGTCGAAGTCCGCGGCCGCGATGCCGCCGATGGCCGGGACCGCGTAGGTCCTGAGCGCGCCCAGGGTGGAGGTGCCGGTGCCGAGCGCCACGTCGAGGAAGCCCGGGCTGTAGGTCGCGTTTCCATTCACCGGAGAGCAGTTGCCGTTGCCGGCGGCGAGGAGGTCCGGCAGGCCGTCGTGGTTCACATCGGCGACCAGCAGCGCGTCGTGCCAGCAGCTGGTGGCAAAGTTCTGCGGCGCGGCCAGCCCGCCGTCGCCGAGCCCGAGCAGCAGGCTGATGCCCGGCGCGTCACCCGCGGTGAGCACGTCGAGCTTGTTGTCCTTGTTGAAGTCGGTGATCACCACCGGCTTGGCCACGCGCGTGTAGGAGGTGTCGTTGAAGTATCCGAGCGTGTCGAACTCGGTGCCGGGCTGGAAGGTGCCGTCGCCATTGCCGCGCTGTACGAAGATCGCCGAACCCGAGGGCGAGCTGGTCGCGCTGTTCGTGGCCACCACCAGGTCGAGGTGGCCGTCGCCATCGAGGTCGCCGAGGCCCAGGCCGCGCACGCCCTGACTGCCCGGGAGCACCGTGTCGCCGCGAACCGGAAAGGTGCCGTCGCCCTGGCCCAGGAACACCGAGTAGGTGCGGCCCGGGCTGAACACCACGTCGAGGTGGCTGTCGCCGTCGATGTACCCGACCGCGGCCGCAACCGCTTGCGAGGTCAGCGTGCCCACCGCCACGCCGGGGCCGAAGCCGCCGTCGGTGTAGCCCGCGAAGAACTCGATGTTGCCCAGCGCGCCGCCGAGGTTCACGTCAGCCACGTAGTCGGGCACGCCGTCGCCGTTGAAGTCGCCCGTGACGGCGAGCCCACCGCCCGCGCCGCTCACCAGCTGCGCGCGCTCGAATGTGCCGTTGCCTTGGCCCAGGAAGGTGGAGCGCTGGCCGGAGCTGTTGCCCGCGAGGGCGAGCACGTCGGGGTTGCCGTCGCCGTTCAGGTCGCGCGCGAAGATGTTGAGGTAGCCCGTGGCTGCGTCTGACTTGTCATTGATGGGCCAGCCCGAGAGCGACACGCCGCCGCAGGGCGTGGACGCGGCGACCGTTGCGTCGGAGCCATCGCCGACCGCGTTGATGGCGTGCACCGAGAAGGTGAACGACACACCGTCCTGCAGCCCCTCGAGCATCGCGCGGTAGCGCGGGTTGCCGAAGGTGTCGGTATAGGTGGTCGTGCTCCAGGTGGTGGTGCCGTCGGTCCAGGAGAGGGCGAAGCCGCTGACGGTCTGGCCGCCGTTGCCGGCCGGATCGTTCCAGGTGAGGGTGGCGATGCCGAAGCCCACGGTGGCGACGAGCGCGGTCGGGGCGCTGGGCACGTCGTAGGTGGTGATGGAGTTGCTGACGCCGGGCGCGCTGTCGCCCACCGCGTTGGTGGCCACCACGTTGAAGGTGTACGCGGTGCCGTTGGCGAGGCCGGTCACGGTGGCGGAGGTGTCGCCGGGCGCGGCGGTCGCGGTCCCGCCCGCGGGGTTGGAGGTGAGGGTGTAGCCGGTGATGGCGCTGCCGTTGTCATTGGGCGTGGACCAGGTCACGGTGGCGCTGCGAATTCCGGTGCCGGCGTTGACGTTGCCCGGCGCGTCCGGGAGGCCCGCGCCCGTGGAGCCGCTGCTGCCCGAACTCGACGACGAGCTCGACGCGCTGCCGGAGCTCGAGCCGGTGGAGCTGCTGGATCCGGAGCTGCTCGACGAAGAGCTGGAGTTGCTCGCGCTCGAGCTGCTCGCGGAGGTGCTGGTGTTGCTCGAGGAGCCGCTGGAGGTCGTGGAGGTGGTGCTCCCGCTAGCGGTGGTCGACGAGCTCGTGGTGGACTCGGTGCTCGTCGTGGACCCGGTGCTCGTGGACGAGGTCTGCGTGCCGGTGGAGGTAGTCGACGCGGTCGCGGTGGTGCCGGCGGTGGCGGTCGAGCTCCCGCTCTTCGAGCCGCCGCAGGCCGAGGCAGCGAGGCAGAGGGCTGCGAGGACGGCGGTGGAAATCCGGGCATGAATCATGAGCTGGGTCTCCAAGGTCGCGAATGCGTACCGCAAATCGCGAAAACTACATCGTGTCGCGCCCCGAGGGCTATCCACCGATCGCGACCACGCCGCCGGAGGGCGCGACGGCCGGCGATCGCTGGTTCGACCCGTGCGAGCTGACGCTGATGCGCCATGTCGGCCGCGCCTGGCTCGCGACCCGGCCGACCGCGCGGTGGCAGATGCACGGGATGATCGAGGTCTCGACCCGCGTGCCGCGCGAGGTCCAGGTCGAACCACCCTACCAGGCGCTCGATCCGGCGCGGCTCACGCCCGCGGGCGACGA encodes the following:
- a CDS encoding helix-turn-helix domain-containing protein, which produces MSMTVEEAAMPWKETCPIYEKVRFIAACSEEPNLAEVCRRFGISRKTGYKWLARYEALGIDGLKERPPLALEPPFDRMKARLRSMEPPFDG
- a CDS encoding VCBS repeat-containing protein gives rise to the protein MIHARISTAVLAALCLAASACGGSKSGSSTATAGTTATASTTSTGTQTSSTSTGSTTSTESTTSSSTTASGSTTSTTSSGSSSNTSTSASSSSASNSSSSSSSSGSSSSTGSSSGSASSSSSSSGSSGSTGAGLPDAPGNVNAGTGIRSATVTWSTPNDNGSAITGYTLTSNPAGGTATAAPGDTSATVTGLANGTAYTFNVVATNAVGDSAPGVSNSITTYDVPSAPTALVATVGFGIATLTWNDPAGNGGQTVSGFALSWTDGTTTWSTTTYTDTFGNPRYRAMLEGLQDGVSFTFSVHAINAVGDGSDATVAASTPCGGVSLSGWPINDKSDAATGYLNIFARDLNGDGNPDVLALAGNSSGQRSTFLGQGNGTFERAQLVSGAGGGLAVTGDFNGDGVPDYVADVNLGGALGNIEFFAGYTDGGFGPGVAVGTLTSQAVAAAVGYIDGDSHLDVVFSPGRTYSVFLGQGDGTFPVRGDTVLPGSQGVRGLGLGDLDGDGHLDLVVATNSATSSPSGSAIFVQRGNGDGTFQPGTEFDTLGYFNDTSYTRVAKPVVITDFNKDNKLDVLTAGDAPGISLLLGLGDGGLAAPQNFATSCWHDALLVADVNHDGLPDLLAAGNGNCSPVNGNATYSPGFLDVALGTGTSTLGALRTYAVPAIGGIAAADFDHDGNLDLALAPESDITGIIPVHGLGDGGFELPAQYTSTARLTDLLVTRLGTSAPLAVISLEWDVNNSFTMQVASRQVNADGTLQAPVRTTLATNQQAGWPFFAAADINGDGNVDLVISENAFNGVSAFDVFTGDGAGHFTSASRTSFSSVVSAQLAAVDVNNDSKVDVVVNTGSQISIYPGNGNGTFGLAHAALVNQVNTNKLAVADLNHDGNWDLFVPPLVALGNGDFTFQTATSVAGVAGNSGWPLVADFNNDGYPDILAVGVQVEVGLNDGNGAFPTVKGTTVDYDAQLAPNRALAVADMDGDGNLDLVAAGDFGSVAILYGAGDGTFTNQVKYPAGAGVSGVAAADLNGDGRPDVAAIVYDNYVAQYLDVLLNQASACY